The following are encoded in a window of bacterium SCSIO 12643 genomic DNA:
- the metH gene encoding methionine synthase — MNNIKPLILSGLEPLVISSASNFVNVGERTNVTGSKKFLRLIKSEEYEEALSIAKEQVENGAQIIDVNMDEGMIDGVKSMVHFLNLIASEPDIARVPVMIDSSKWEIIEAGLQCIQGKGVVNSISLKSGEEEFLEQAIKIKRYGAAVIVMAFDEKGQADNLARRIEICARAYQLLTEKIQFPPEDIIFDPNIFPVGTGMEELRTNALDFFLATKWIKENLPHAKVSGGVSNVSFSFRGNNTVREAMHASFLYHAIQNGMDMGIVNPSLLEVYDEVPADLLEHVEDVLLNRRVDATERLLDFAQSVKSTSKQKTQDDSWREEKVENRLSHALVKGITEYIDQDTEEARNNYEFPLEVIEGPLMDGMNIVGDLFGSGKMFLPQVVKSARVMKKSVAYLLPYLEAAKTASSKSQAKILLATVKGDVHDIGKNIVGVVLACNNYEIEDLGVMVPAEKILKTARELGVDMIGLSGLITPSLDEMVHVAKEMEKQNFSIPLLIGGATTSRIHTAVKIDPEYSGPVIHVHDASRSVPLAGALVKNQDYFKEIKAEYQSLREGYLNKQKVKKLLPFSDAVLNKKQLVWDDQKNLDPEFTGVKVFEDFDLQEIRNYIDWTPFFSTWMLKGSYPKILDHEVVGEEAQKLFNDAQILLDHIITNRSLQAKAVIGIFPAYSQNESIHVFDPEQSQSELTQFHFLRQQSKKATGKPNHSLADYVAPKNSNHGNHLGLFAVTAGIGIEKLISKFEQDHDDYHVIMVKALADRLAEAFAELMHEKVRKEYWGYAPEESLSNEALIKESFQGIRPAPGYPACPDHTEKETLFNLLEVQKHTGIQLTENYAMYPAASVSGFYFAHPDASYFGVGKIGKDQVESYAQRKGFDIEEAEKWLKPNLGY, encoded by the coding sequence ATGAATAATATCAAACCTTTGATTTTAAGCGGACTGGAACCTCTGGTCATTTCATCTGCGAGCAACTTTGTGAATGTAGGTGAACGTACTAATGTAACCGGTTCCAAAAAGTTCTTGCGTCTCATTAAATCTGAGGAATATGAAGAGGCTTTATCCATAGCTAAGGAACAAGTAGAAAATGGCGCCCAAATCATTGATGTAAACATGGATGAGGGGATGATTGATGGAGTGAAAAGCATGGTTCACTTTCTAAATCTCATCGCTTCCGAACCGGATATTGCCAGAGTTCCCGTCATGATTGATTCTTCGAAATGGGAAATCATTGAAGCCGGATTACAGTGCATTCAGGGCAAGGGTGTGGTAAATTCTATCAGCCTAAAATCAGGAGAAGAAGAATTCCTGGAACAGGCTATTAAAATTAAGCGATACGGGGCCGCAGTCATCGTCATGGCGTTTGATGAAAAAGGACAAGCAGATAATCTGGCCAGAAGAATTGAAATTTGTGCTCGTGCCTATCAACTACTAACTGAAAAAATTCAATTTCCACCGGAAGATATTATATTCGACCCGAATATATTTCCGGTTGGTACGGGAATGGAAGAACTCCGAACCAATGCTTTGGATTTCTTTTTGGCAACGAAATGGATCAAAGAGAACCTCCCGCATGCAAAGGTAAGTGGTGGTGTTAGCAACGTATCATTTTCATTTCGTGGTAACAATACCGTTCGAGAAGCAATGCACGCTTCTTTCTTATACCACGCCATTCAAAACGGGATGGATATGGGAATTGTCAACCCTTCTCTTCTGGAAGTATATGATGAAGTCCCAGCCGATTTATTGGAACATGTTGAAGATGTATTACTCAACCGCAGAGTTGATGCTACTGAACGTTTACTAGATTTTGCACAATCAGTAAAAAGTACTTCTAAACAAAAAACTCAGGATGATTCCTGGAGAGAAGAAAAGGTGGAAAATCGCCTCAGCCATGCTTTGGTCAAAGGAATTACAGAATATATCGATCAAGACACAGAAGAAGCACGTAATAACTATGAATTTCCGCTAGAAGTTATCGAAGGCCCATTAATGGATGGGATGAATATCGTGGGAGACCTATTTGGTTCTGGAAAAATGTTTTTACCACAAGTGGTCAAAAGTGCACGGGTAATGAAAAAATCCGTAGCCTACCTCCTGCCCTATTTAGAAGCTGCAAAAACTGCATCATCTAAATCACAAGCTAAAATTTTGTTGGCTACAGTGAAAGGGGATGTCCATGATATTGGAAAAAATATTGTCGGAGTTGTACTCGCCTGCAACAACTATGAAATAGAAGATTTAGGCGTAATGGTTCCCGCTGAAAAGATTTTAAAAACCGCCAGAGAACTCGGTGTTGACATGATTGGGTTGAGCGGATTGATCACTCCATCTCTGGATGAAATGGTTCATGTAGCCAAAGAAATGGAAAAACAAAACTTCTCTATTCCTTTACTGATTGGAGGGGCTACAACCAGCAGAATTCACACCGCTGTTAAGATTGATCCGGAATATAGTGGACCAGTGATTCACGTTCATGATGCTTCCAGAAGCGTTCCTTTGGCCGGGGCTTTGGTTAAAAATCAGGATTATTTCAAAGAAATCAAGGCTGAATACCAATCTCTTCGAGAAGGGTATTTGAACAAACAGAAAGTCAAAAAGTTACTCCCTTTTTCAGATGCGGTTCTAAATAAAAAACAACTGGTTTGGGATGACCAAAAAAATCTCGATCCTGAGTTTACTGGAGTTAAAGTATTTGAAGATTTTGATCTTCAGGAAATTCGCAATTACATCGACTGGACGCCTTTCTTTAGCACCTGGATGCTTAAAGGAAGTTATCCTAAAATTCTGGATCACGAAGTAGTCGGTGAAGAAGCACAAAAACTATTTAACGATGCTCAAATATTGCTAGATCACATCATTACCAACAGAAGTCTCCAGGCTAAAGCTGTTATTGGAATCTTTCCGGCATATAGCCAAAATGAATCTATTCATGTTTTTGATCCTGAACAGTCTCAAAGTGAATTGACTCAGTTTCATTTTTTACGTCAGCAAAGCAAAAAAGCCACAGGCAAACCCAATCATAGTTTAGCTGATTATGTCGCTCCAAAAAATTCTAACCACGGCAATCATTTAGGGCTTTTTGCGGTTACCGCAGGCATTGGAATTGAAAAGTTGATTTCTAAATTCGAACAAGATCATGATGACTACCACGTGATTATGGTCAAAGCTTTGGCCGATAGATTGGCAGAGGCATTTGCTGAACTTATGCACGAAAAAGTCAGAAAAGAATATTGGGGATATGCTCCTGAAGAATCATTATCCAATGAAGCTTTGATTAAAGAATCTTTTCAAGGGATTCGACCTGCACCTGGATACCCTGCTTGCCCGGATCATACCGAAAAAGAAACATTATTTAATCTCCTGGAAGTTCAAAAACACACGGGAATTCAACTCACAGAAAATTATGCTATGTACCCGGCTGCATCAGTTAGCGGATTCTATTTCGCTCATCCTGATGCTTCCTATTTCGGAGTAGGAAAAATCGGAAAAGATCAAGTAGAATCCTATGCACAACGTAAAGGGTTCGACATAGAAGAAGCTGAAAAATGGCTTAAACCAAATTTAGGATACTAA
- a CDS encoding homocysteine S-methyltransferase family protein has product MTITEVLKSRILVLDGAMGTMIQKYQLSEEDFRGARFADHHLPLKGNNDLLALTQPDILKAIHSEYFEAGADIAETNTFSSTRIAQADYGLEESVYDLNFESARIAKEVAEKFTRKNPEKPRFVAGSIGPTNRTASISPDVNNPGFRGITFEELKISYIEQAQALVEGGVDILLVETVFDTLNAKAALFGIQEYFDQSGKQVPIMVSGTITDASGRTLSGQTTEAFHISLAHAPLLSIGLNCALGAKDMHPYLQVLNKESNFLVSAHPNAGLPNEFGAYDETPEIMGKQIESFLQEGLLNIVGGCCGTTPKHIKVIAELAAQYSPRKANANNNE; this is encoded by the coding sequence ATGACAATTACCGAAGTTTTAAAATCACGAATACTGGTACTGGATGGTGCAATGGGCACAATGATTCAGAAATACCAGCTTTCTGAAGAAGATTTTCGAGGTGCTCGATTTGCTGATCATCATTTACCTCTCAAAGGAAACAATGATTTATTGGCACTTACACAACCTGATATTCTCAAAGCTATCCATTCAGAATATTTTGAAGCCGGAGCTGATATTGCTGAAACCAATACATTCAGCTCCACACGTATCGCTCAAGCCGATTACGGTTTAGAAGAATCAGTTTATGATCTGAACTTTGAATCTGCTCGAATCGCCAAAGAAGTTGCTGAAAAGTTTACCCGAAAAAATCCCGAAAAACCCCGATTTGTTGCAGGGTCCATAGGTCCAACAAATCGTACTGCTTCTATCTCTCCGGATGTAAACAATCCCGGATTTAGAGGAATTACATTCGAAGAACTTAAAATCTCATACATAGAGCAGGCGCAAGCCTTAGTAGAAGGTGGAGTTGATATTTTATTGGTTGAAACTGTCTTTGACACTCTTAATGCTAAGGCTGCGCTTTTTGGAATTCAAGAATATTTTGATCAATCAGGAAAACAAGTTCCTATCATGGTTTCGGGAACAATTACCGATGCAAGCGGACGTACACTATCAGGTCAAACTACCGAAGCATTTCATATTTCATTGGCACATGCCCCGTTACTTAGTATCGGATTGAATTGTGCTTTGGGAGCCAAAGACATGCATCCATACCTTCAAGTTCTTAACAAAGAATCTAACTTCTTAGTGAGTGCACATCCCAATGCCGGCCTACCGAATGAGTTTGGTGCCTATGATGAAACTCCAGAGATCATGGGAAAACAAATCGAATCTTTTTTACAAGAAGGTTTGCTCAATATCGTGGGCGGATGTTGCGGAACCACACCAAAGCACATTAAAGTCATTGCTGAATTAGCAGCGCAATATTCACCTAGAAAAGCAAATGCTAACAACAATGAATAA
- a CDS encoding rhodanese-like domain-containing protein yields MPEIDVFELKELIENKSDFQLVDVREPYEFEIANLGDDLIPISSFVERLDEVDLDKKVVVICRSGVRSANVVDYLMRVTGKDNFYNLKGGILAWADHIDPTITKY; encoded by the coding sequence ATACCGGAAATTGATGTATTTGAATTGAAAGAATTAATTGAGAATAAATCTGATTTTCAGTTAGTTGATGTGCGTGAGCCATATGAATTTGAGATTGCTAATTTGGGTGACGATTTAATTCCAATAAGTTCATTTGTAGAACGTTTGGATGAGGTAGATCTAGACAAGAAGGTTGTGGTGATTTGTAGAAGTGGGGTGCGTAGCGCGAATGTGGTAGATTACTTAATGCGTGTAACCGGAAAAGACAATTTTTATAATTTGAAAGGGGGGATATTGGCCTGGGCGGATCATATTGATCCAACTATAACCAAATACTAG
- a CDS encoding LysR family transcriptional regulator, whose translation MHYTLHQLEIFLTVVDLQSITKAAEELHLTQPAISIQLKKLQEQFEIPLIEVIGRQLYVTDFGNDIAQKCRRIKHEMDEITHTVNQHKGLLTGSINISVVSTAKYIIPYFLKPFMDLHPGIKISIDVSNKTRVLEGLSKNKTDFSLISVLPEDIQLEAIELMENRLYLTGPQEFKGKMKKPKDLEKVTLLFREKGSATRNAMEKYLKSKNVNIGTSMQLVSNEAIKQTINAGIGFSIMPLIGLRTALNSEKMSIYPLAGLPITTQWHLVHPKGKSLSPAQKALIQFINDNKKQLVEEHFNWALNPLV comes from the coding sequence ATGCATTACACTTTACATCAATTAGAAATATTCTTAACAGTTGTTGATTTACAAAGCATTACAAAGGCAGCAGAAGAACTCCATTTAACTCAACCAGCCATATCAATTCAACTCAAAAAATTGCAGGAACAATTTGAAATTCCATTAATTGAAGTTATTGGTCGACAATTATATGTTACCGATTTCGGTAACGATATTGCCCAAAAGTGTCGTAGAATCAAACATGAAATGGACGAAATTACACATACAGTAAACCAACATAAAGGGCTACTTACAGGGTCGATTAATATTTCTGTTGTATCCACTGCAAAATATATTATCCCTTATTTTTTAAAACCTTTTATGGATCTACATCCCGGAATAAAAATTTCCATTGACGTATCTAATAAGACCAGGGTTCTGGAAGGATTATCTAAGAATAAAACCGACTTTTCCCTCATCTCTGTCTTACCTGAAGACATTCAATTGGAAGCCATAGAGCTGATGGAGAACAGGCTATATCTCACAGGACCGCAGGAGTTTAAAGGGAAAATGAAAAAACCAAAGGATTTAGAGAAAGTGACTCTTCTATTTCGTGAAAAGGGCTCAGCTACTCGAAATGCTATGGAAAAATATTTAAAAAGTAAAAATGTCAATATAGGCACCAGTATGCAATTGGTCTCTAATGAAGCCATTAAACAAACCATCAATGCAGGTATTGGCTTTTCTATTATGCCTCTTATCGGATTAAGAACCGCATTAAACAGCGAAAAAATGAGTATTTATCCATTAGCAGGGTTACCTATCACAACGCAATGGCATCTAGTTCATCCAAAGGGCAAATCATTAAGCCCTGCCCAAAAAGCGCTCATTCAATTCATTAACGACAATAAAAAACAATTGGTGGAAGAACACTTTAACTGGGCTTTGAATCCTTTGGTCTAA
- a CDS encoding sodium-dependent bicarbonate transport family permease: MNLHNLLENLTNPALMFFLLGVLAVQIKSDLNIPENSSKFISMYLLLSIGFKGGQELSHSGMSEELVNSMGLGLLLASLIPIASFFILRSKFGVENAGAIAASYGSVSAVTFVTSTSFLDFEGIEFNGHMIAVMALMEAPAIIVGVMLIQYFKKGGSQSNTGLSGILWHSLTNGSVLLILGSLIIGFLATAEQAEGIKPFTTDIFKGFLAVFLLDMGLTSGKHLSAILKKGIYPFLFSSVMPFFNGLLALWISMQITDAIGNQLLFAILGASASYIAVPAAMKQAVPKANSGLYLPMALGITFPINVMLGIPFYYSIILMCNS; encoded by the coding sequence ATGAACCTTCATAATCTATTGGAGAATCTTACGAATCCTGCTTTAATGTTCTTTTTGCTTGGGGTGTTAGCGGTTCAAATCAAAAGTGATTTAAATATTCCGGAGAATAGTTCGAAATTCATTTCGATGTATTTGTTATTATCCATTGGGTTTAAAGGAGGACAAGAACTTTCACATAGTGGAATGAGCGAGGAATTAGTAAATAGTATGGGGCTTGGACTTCTTTTAGCTTCCTTGATTCCAATAGCTTCGTTTTTTATTTTGAGGTCTAAATTCGGGGTAGAAAATGCAGGAGCAATAGCAGCTTCATATGGTTCGGTCAGCGCAGTGACTTTCGTGACATCTACATCGTTTTTAGATTTTGAAGGGATTGAATTTAATGGGCATATGATTGCTGTAATGGCACTCATGGAAGCTCCGGCAATTATTGTTGGAGTTATGCTTATTCAATATTTCAAAAAGGGAGGAAGTCAGAGTAATACAGGATTGTCTGGTATTTTATGGCATTCTTTAACCAATGGTAGTGTGCTGTTGATATTAGGAAGTTTGATCATTGGCTTTTTAGCCACAGCAGAACAAGCTGAAGGTATAAAACCATTTACCACGGATATTTTTAAGGGATTTCTGGCAGTATTTCTTTTGGATATGGGATTAACGAGCGGGAAACATCTTTCGGCAATTTTAAAGAAAGGAATTTATCCTTTTCTCTTCTCTAGTGTGATGCCTTTTTTTAATGGATTATTGGCATTGTGGATCAGTATGCAAATAACAGATGCAATTGGAAATCAGTTGTTGTTTGCTATTCTGGGAGCAAGTGCCTCATATATTGCAGTTCCCGCAGCGATGAAGCAAGCTGTACCCAAAGCCAATTCGGGATTGTATTTGCCAATGGCATTGGGTATTACTTTCCCAATAAACGTGATGCTGGGAATCCCTTTTTATTATTCGATTATTTTGATGTGTAATAGTTGA
- a CDS encoding NAD(P)/FAD-dependent oxidoreductase, with translation MGNKKHQIVIVGGGTGGVMVAAQLKRAKNSLDIAIIDPTDTHTYQPAYTLVGAGLMDYKDTLKPEKKLIPSGVKWIKEKVADIQPENNTVLLENKDTVTYDYIIVAAGIQINLDGIKGLKEAYGKNGVCSNYIDPEYTWEVMKKFKGGNALFTQPVTPIKCPGAPQKIMYLMGDYVDQHQIQNETNIIFATPGTMIFGVQPFKDELERYLKKYNIKQRYGYKLVEIDGEKKEAYYERLELPNGSDQYVVNDERNVAGCMGYIWEDGVKREVQEVNSTFQMEKKGTRYAIKYDMLHLAPPQSAPSWFQKTKLANQEGPNKGWMAVDKNSLQSKFYTNAFGVGDITDLPTARTGAAIRKQAPVIVKNILNLMAGKTADNKNYTGYSSCPLVVSPNKMLLAEFGYNGVRMSDPILSKFFDTGKASYPMWILKRHGLPFMYWNMMMKGYDF, from the coding sequence ATGGGAAATAAAAAGCATCAAATCGTTATCGTTGGCGGGGGCACCGGAGGTGTTATGGTAGCCGCACAACTTAAAAGAGCTAAAAACAGCTTAGACATCGCTATTATTGACCCAACAGATACGCATACATATCAACCGGCCTACACATTAGTTGGAGCAGGTTTAATGGACTATAAAGACACACTAAAACCAGAAAAAAAGCTGATCCCATCCGGGGTAAAATGGATCAAAGAAAAAGTTGCAGATATACAACCTGAAAACAACACAGTACTTCTTGAAAATAAAGATACTGTGACATACGATTATATCATCGTGGCAGCCGGAATTCAAATCAATCTGGATGGCATTAAGGGTCTTAAAGAAGCTTACGGAAAAAATGGCGTATGTTCTAATTATATTGATCCGGAATATACCTGGGAAGTCATGAAGAAATTCAAAGGGGGTAATGCTTTATTCACACAGCCTGTAACTCCAATTAAATGTCCTGGAGCTCCTCAAAAAATCATGTATTTGATGGGAGATTATGTAGATCAGCATCAAATTCAAAATGAAACAAACATCATTTTTGCCACCCCTGGAACAATGATTTTCGGTGTTCAACCATTTAAAGATGAACTGGAACGCTACTTGAAAAAATATAACATCAAGCAACGTTACGGTTATAAACTGGTAGAAATTGATGGCGAGAAAAAAGAAGCTTATTACGAACGTTTAGAATTACCTAATGGTAGTGATCAATATGTTGTGAATGACGAACGTAATGTGGCAGGATGTATGGGTTACATTTGGGAAGACGGAGTAAAAAGAGAAGTTCAGGAAGTAAATTCTACATTCCAAATGGAGAAAAAAGGCACCCGATATGCTATTAAATATGACATGCTTCATTTAGCACCTCCACAATCTGCTCCAAGTTGGTTTCAAAAGACAAAATTGGCCAATCAGGAAGGGCCGAATAAAGGTTGGATGGCAGTGGATAAAAATTCTCTGCAATCAAAATTTTATACGAATGCTTTTGGAGTTGGTGATATCACTGATTTGCCAACAGCACGTACCGGAGCTGCAATCAGAAAACAAGCTCCTGTAATTGTAAAAAACATCTTAAATTTAATGGCAGGAAAAACTGCTGATAATAAAAACTATACAGGTTATTCTTCATGTCCACTTGTTGTCTCTCCAAACAAGATGTTATTAGCCGAATTTGGATACAATGGAGTAAGAATGTCCGACCCAATTTTGAGTAAATTCTTTGACACCGGAAAAGCCAGTTATCCTATGTGGATTTTAAAACGACACGGTCTTCCATTCATGTATTGGAACATGATGATGAAAGGATATGATTTTTAA
- a CDS encoding M3 family metallopeptidase has translation MSLPVTKVTQQELIKFSELNISSFVGELEKLIENAKAELDALLKQNDTPNFKNTIEKLEFIGQGVQELSSIFFNLNSAETTDEIQALAPEFSAKLTAYGNDVALNEELFLRVKSVWDRKDDFELNVEQQTVLEKAYLGFVRNGALLNEEQKQELRQIDEQLSKASLKFGENVLAETNSYKLVLENEEDLDGLPESVVEYAAQTAKETGDEGKWVINLQYPSFIPFMKYSSRRDLRETLYMASATKACKGNDFDNQNIVKEIAGLRIKRAHLLGYDSHADYVLERRMAKSAQVVEDFMGDLLAKSKPEAEADVKRVGELALKDGIDQIQPWDFSYYAEKLKQLELNLDEEKIKPYFELNNVINGVFNVARILYGYDFILRDDIDVYHDDVLTYEVLDRDGEHKAYFYADFFPRKGKRQGAWMTSFKGQYKKEGKNYRPHISIVCNFSKPTALKPALLTFNEVTTLFHEFGHALHGMSSECTYPSVSGTSVFWDFVELPSQILENWCYEKEALDFFARHYRTQEMIPDEEIEKIVKSQQFLEGYNTMRQLSFGYLDMGWHTLSEEREVDVFEFEKEVLEKTALMPRVDGASTSCQFSHIFKGGYSSGYYSYKWAEVLDADAFEKFKEEGVFNQEVAQSFYDNVLSKGGSEHPSTLYERFRGRAPKVDALLKRAGLM, from the coding sequence ATGAGTCTACCTGTAACTAAAGTCACGCAACAAGAATTAATTAAATTTAGTGAGCTGAATATCAGTTCTTTTGTTGGGGAGTTGGAAAAACTGATTGAAAATGCGAAGGCAGAGTTAGATGCTTTGTTGAAGCAAAATGATACACCGAACTTTAAAAACACAATTGAAAAGTTAGAGTTTATTGGGCAGGGTGTTCAAGAATTATCCTCAATATTTTTTAATCTAAATTCTGCAGAAACTACAGATGAAATTCAAGCCTTAGCTCCTGAGTTTTCAGCGAAGTTAACCGCATATGGAAATGATGTGGCTTTAAATGAAGAATTGTTTTTGAGGGTAAAGTCCGTTTGGGATCGAAAAGATGATTTTGAATTGAATGTAGAACAACAAACGGTTTTAGAAAAAGCTTATCTGGGGTTTGTGCGAAATGGCGCTTTGTTAAATGAAGAACAAAAGCAGGAATTAAGACAGATTGATGAGCAGTTATCCAAAGCATCGTTGAAGTTTGGAGAAAATGTGTTGGCTGAAACCAATAGTTATAAATTGGTTTTAGAAAATGAAGAGGATCTGGATGGATTACCAGAAAGTGTAGTGGAATATGCGGCTCAAACGGCCAAAGAAACAGGTGATGAAGGAAAATGGGTGATTAATTTACAGTATCCTAGTTTTATCCCTTTCATGAAGTATTCTTCACGCAGGGATTTACGTGAAACCTTATACATGGCTTCGGCAACAAAAGCTTGTAAGGGTAATGATTTTGACAATCAGAACATTGTTAAAGAGATTGCAGGTTTGCGTATTAAAAGAGCCCATTTACTGGGGTATGATTCTCATGCAGACTATGTGCTAGAGCGTAGAATGGCAAAATCGGCACAGGTTGTGGAAGATTTTATGGGAGATCTTTTAGCGAAATCAAAACCAGAAGCAGAAGCGGATGTAAAACGTGTTGGTGAGTTGGCATTGAAAGATGGAATTGATCAAATTCAACCCTGGGATTTTAGTTATTATGCTGAAAAGCTGAAGCAACTGGAGTTGAATCTGGATGAAGAAAAAATTAAACCATATTTTGAATTGAATAATGTCATAAATGGAGTGTTCAATGTGGCGCGTATTTTATATGGTTATGATTTTATCCTACGCGATGATATTGATGTGTATCATGATGATGTATTGACCTATGAGGTTTTAGATCGTGATGGAGAACATAAGGCATATTTTTATGCAGATTTCTTTCCAAGAAAAGGGAAACGTCAGGGTGCCTGGATGACGTCATTCAAAGGTCAGTATAAGAAAGAAGGGAAAAATTACCGCCCGCATATTTCTATCGTGTGTAACTTTTCTAAACCAACGGCATTAAAGCCGGCACTATTGACATTTAATGAAGTGACCACTTTGTTTCATGAATTTGGACATGCATTGCATGGAATGTCTTCAGAATGCACATATCCTAGTGTAAGTGGTACAAGTGTATTTTGGGATTTTGTAGAGCTACCATCTCAAATCTTAGAGAATTGGTGTTACGAAAAAGAAGCGCTTGATTTCTTTGCACGTCATTATCGCACGCAGGAAATGATTCCGGATGAAGAGATTGAAAAGATTGTAAAATCACAGCAGTTTTTAGAAGGGTATAATACCATGCGTCAATTAAGTTTTGGTTATCTGGATATGGGGTGGCATACGCTTTCAGAAGAAAGAGAAGTAGATGTTTTCGAATTTGAGAAAGAGGTTCTGGAAAAAACAGCTTTGATGCCTAGGGTTGATGGAGCAAGTACAAGTTGTCAATTCTCGCATATTTTCAAAGGAGGTTATTCCTCGGGGTATTATAGTTATAAGTGGGCTGAAGTTTTAGATGCCGATGCGTTTGAAAAGTTTAAGGAAGAAGGTGTGTTCAATCAGGAGGTTGCGCAATCTTTTTATGACAATGTATTAAGTAAAGGGGGGAGTGAGCATCCGTCAACGTTATACGAGCGTTTTAGAGGTAGAGCACCAAAAGTAGATGCGCTTTTAAAGCGTGCGGGATTAATGTAG
- a CDS encoding rhodanese-like domain-containing protein, with protein MFDNINAEDFQREIDNNPDAIILDVRTDYEFEQGHLKNAVLLDFFSSNLEAELNKLDKSKYYLIYCRSGARSYSACSIMSSNGFVKVANLMGGIISWHGEIV; from the coding sequence ATGTTTGATAATATAAATGCTGAAGATTTTCAAAGAGAGATTGATAACAATCCAGACGCAATTATTTTAGATGTGAGAACTGATTACGAATTTGAACAGGGACATCTGAAAAATGCAGTTTTACTGGATTTTTTCTCATCAAATCTGGAAGCAGAACTAAATAAACTAGATAAAAGCAAATATTATTTGATTTACTGTAGAAGTGGCGCAAGAAGTTATTCTGCATGTAGTATCATGTCTAGTAATGGATTTGTAAAGGTAGCCAACCTCATGGGCGGAATCATCTCATGGCATGGCGAAATTGTGTAA
- a CDS encoding sulfite exporter TauE/SafE family protein — protein sequence MDLLVIIGYISSVLIGISLGLIGGGGSILTVPVLVYLIGVDPVTATAYSLFVVGASSSVGSINYFKKGLVNLKTAGIFGLPAILSVYSTRKFLVPLIPEQLFTIDSFIFTKEMGVMVLFAVLMIAASISMIRGRKEAHQEETKQEFNYALILLEGVLVGVLTGLVGAGGGFLIIPALVVLSKLPMKQAIGTSLLIIAAKSLIGFLGDISNREIDWTFLLIFTSISIIGIFIGSALSNKISGAKLKPAFGWFVLLMGIFILTKSLIN from the coding sequence GTGGATTTACTGGTCATTATAGGATATATTTCTTCAGTTTTAATTGGCATCTCTTTAGGCCTTATTGGGGGTGGTGGTAGTATTTTAACCGTTCCCGTTTTGGTCTACTTGATTGGAGTTGATCCTGTTACTGCTACTGCATATTCCCTATTTGTTGTAGGCGCTTCAAGCTCTGTAGGGTCTATAAACTATTTCAAAAAAGGGCTGGTCAATCTTAAAACAGCGGGTATTTTCGGACTTCCTGCAATCCTATCTGTATACTCTACCAGAAAGTTTTTAGTTCCTTTAATTCCTGAACAGTTGTTCACTATTGACTCTTTTATTTTCACTAAAGAAATGGGAGTCATGGTATTGTTTGCGGTCTTAATGATCGCTGCTTCTATTTCTATGATCAGAGGTCGAAAAGAAGCCCATCAAGAAGAAACCAAACAAGAATTCAACTATGCACTCATTCTTTTAGAAGGAGTTCTGGTTGGAGTTCTAACAGGTCTGGTAGGTGCGGGAGGCGGATTCTTGATTATTCCAGCATTGGTAGTACTTTCAAAACTCCCTATGAAACAAGCCATTGGAACTTCACTCCTGATCATTGCAGCGAAATCATTAATTGGATTTTTGGGAGATATTTCAAATCGAGAAATTGACTGGACATTTCTACTCATATTCACTTCTATTTCCATTATCGGAATATTTATCGGAAGTGCGTTATCCAACAAAATTTCCGGAGCTAAACTAAAGCCTGCATTCGGATGGTTTGTCCTCTTAATGGGGATTTTTATTCTAACAAAATCATTAATCAATTAG